A region of the Ranitomeya variabilis isolate aRanVar5 chromosome 5, aRanVar5.hap1, whole genome shotgun sequence genome:
ATAACACTTCCAGTAAATCGAAAACCTGTGATACTATATAAACCCAGAAAAAGAGAAGAGATCTATGACATCATAAAAATTGCAAATTTTATTTAGAAAATACGTAAAAGTTCAAAATAAAATCATATAACGACTTATAAAACGCATTTTGAATAAATAAGTGCAAGTTATACTGATTTTTTTCTTGCAAAACAATACattatacttacctgttcctcatgtTCTATAACATAATGCTTGCAGGTCTTACAATTTGATAGGATTTTCATATAATTATGATAATAACCTTTTATTAaacttagttaaagggaacctgacagcagaaTATTGCTAAGCAAAGTACACACGTGACCAAATTGGTGCTTTGACACTCATTAAAATGAAACCCATGAGGAACTCCATTTTGTGGATTTTGTGTAGTCAAGGTTTGAAGTTTTCTTATAAACATAGCTTTGTGCATCAAGGTGGGATTGTGGATTGGGTCTTCCACCACCAGAGCACTTTTCCTGAAGACTGCCAGGAGATCAATGTGCACAAGCGCTGCTCGCAGCTAAGTTGGCACCATCACTAAGTTTAAACCAGAAAGTAGATAAAGGAAACAGGAGCAGTGGAGGTGCCAAAATATCAAGTTTGATTGAAGTAAAGGGCATGTCTATGAATTCCTTCTTGCAAGGCCTTCCTAATGTCTTTATTTCTTAAAGTGTATATAATGGGGTTGATCAAAGGGGTAAATACAGTATATAACAGTGACAAGGTCTTACTGATGGTCGATGTTTGTCCTTTTGTTGGAAAAACATAAACGCTAAAAAGAGTCCAGTAAAACATGGAGACAACAATGAGGTGGGAgctacaggtggagaaggctttctgtCTTCCAGTACTTGTTGGGATCTTAAAGATGGTGACTATGACATTGAAATAAGATGATGCAATTATTACACTTGGGATTATTACTAACAGGATACTTAGCAAGGAGACTTCTAATTGAACAATGGAAGTATCGGAACAAGAGATGTCTAGTAACGGAACAAGATCACAAAATAAATGGTCAATGATGTTTGGTCCACAAAAAGTCAGCATTAATGTTGTTGAGATTCCAAACCATATAATAGAAAAACCAACCAGCCAAGATATGGTGGCCAGTTTCACACAATGAGCACTTGTCATTACAGATTTATAGTGAAGGGGATGACAAATTGCTACAAATCTGTCGTAAGACATTACTGTGAGAAAAAGGCATTCAGATGCTTCAGAGGCACTAAAAAAATAAAGCTGTGTGATGCAGTTTGTAAAAGTAATAGTCCCCCCATTATTTAGTAAAATGTGAAGCAAGTTGGGGACAATATCTGTGGTCAGCAAGATGTCGTTAATAAATAACTGTGTGAGGAAGAAGTACATCGGAGTATGGAGATTCTTGTTGAAGGACACCAGGGTTAACAGCATGACATTCATAGAAATTGTCCAACAGTAAATCACAAAGAGTAGAAAAAACATTAAAAGTCTTACACTCTGGCTGCCTTGAAATCCTACGAGAAAAAGCTCTGTGACCAAAGTCAGATTGAGTTCCTGAATTTAACAATAGAAAGGCTTAACAATGGTGTTAATATTTATAAATCTACATACAAGTACaattattcattattattatttatttaaaagaaTCACATTCGCATAGGCTAAAACATCTTGAACTAGTATGCAAAACTTTAGCATCTTGTTATGCTTCATAAATGTAAAACTGTGAAAATTGTCCAAAAACCAGATTGATATTAGCACGAATTGTAGGGTTTTACACTAAATGTTAAAAATTCATATTATAAACTGGGTTATGTAAAAGTTAAGATGCTGTAAACTAAAGCAATTAGAGTACTGCCCACTGAGTTTAATGAGTCTTTTAACTTTGTGAAAACCTACAGAACTTTAAAAAGTATTAATATCCCATAaacctttccattttttttcacatttcaccAAGAAATAtagatgtat
Encoded here:
- the LOC143774674 gene encoding olfactory receptor 6B1-like — translated: MGLLSASELNLTLVTELFLVGFQGSQSVRLLMFFLLFVIYCWTISMNVMLLTLVSFNKNLHTPMYFFLTQLFINDILLTTDIVPNLLHILLNNGGTITFTNCITQLYFFSASEASECLFLTVMSYDRFVAICHPLHYKSVMTSAHCVKLATISWLVGFSIIWFGISTTLMLTFCGPNIIDHLFCDLVPLLDISCSDTSIVQLEVSLLSILLVIIPSVIIASSYFNVIVTIFKIPTSTGRQKAFSTCSSHLIVVSMFYWTLFSVYVFPTKGQTSTISKTLSLLYTVFTPLINPIIYTLRNKDIRKALQEGIHRHALYFNQT